The proteins below are encoded in one region of Caloramator mitchellensis:
- a CDS encoding V-type ATP synthase subunit B gives MLKEYRTIREVAGPLMLVDEVEGALYDEIVEIETQSGEIRRGKVLEINGDKALIQLFESSAGINLMGSKVRFLGKTLELGVSIDMLGRVFDGLGRPKDGGPKIIPEKRLDINGNPLNPVARDYPSEFIQTGISAIDGLNTLVRGQKLPIFSGSGLPHARLAAQIARQAKVISADSKFAVVFAAMGITFEEADFFISDFKKTGAIDRAVLFMNLANDPAIERIATPRMALTTAEYLAYEKGMHVLVIMTDMTNYCEALREVSAARKEVPGRRGYPGYLYTDLSTLYERAGRIKGKEGSITQIPILTMPEDDKTHPIPDLTGYITEGQIILSRELFRRGVNPPIDVLPSLSRLKDKGIGKGKTREDHADTMNQLFAAYAQGKQAKELAVILGEAALSDTDKLYAKFAEEFEKRYVGQGEYENRTIEETLSIGWELLSILPRTELKRIRVEYIDKYLPKKGDEI, from the coding sequence ATGCTTAAGGAATACAGAACTATAAGAGAAGTTGCAGGACCATTGATGCTTGTTGATGAAGTTGAAGGTGCTCTTTATGATGAAATAGTTGAAATAGAAACACAGTCAGGTGAAATCAGAAGAGGTAAGGTGCTAGAAATAAACGGAGATAAAGCGCTCATCCAGCTATTTGAAAGTTCTGCTGGAATTAATCTAATGGGTAGCAAGGTAAGATTCCTTGGAAAAACTCTTGAACTTGGTGTATCTATAGATATGCTAGGTCGTGTATTTGACGGACTTGGAAGACCAAAGGATGGAGGACCAAAGATAATACCTGAAAAGAGGCTGGATATAAATGGTAACCCATTAAACCCAGTTGCAAGAGATTATCCGTCAGAATTTATTCAAACAGGTATCTCTGCTATAGACGGTCTTAATACTCTTGTTAGAGGACAAAAGCTTCCAATATTCTCGGGCTCAGGTCTACCACATGCAAGGCTTGCAGCACAGATAGCAAGACAGGCTAAGGTTATAAGTGCCGACAGCAAGTTTGCCGTTGTTTTTGCAGCAATGGGTATTACATTTGAAGAAGCAGATTTCTTTATATCAGACTTTAAGAAAACAGGTGCGATTGATAGGGCTGTTCTTTTCATGAACTTAGCTAATGACCCAGCTATTGAAAGAATTGCTACTCCAAGAATGGCGCTTACAACTGCTGAATATCTAGCTTACGAAAAGGGAATGCACGTTCTTGTTATAATGACGGACATGACAAACTACTGCGAAGCTCTAAGAGAAGTTTCAGCAGCAAGAAAGGAAGTTCCAGGAAGACGTGGCTATCCAGGATACCTATACACTGACCTTTCAACTCTATATGAAAGAGCAGGAAGAATTAAAGGCAAAGAAGGTTCTATAACTCAAATTCCTATACTGACAATGCCAGAAGACGATAAAACTCACCCAATTCCTGACCTTACGGGATATATTACAGAAGGACAGATAATACTAAGCAGAGAATTATTCAGAAGAGGTGTAAACCCACCAATCGACGTTCTTCCATCCCTTTCAAGACTTAAGGATAAGGGTATTGGAAAGGGCAAGACTAGAGAAGACCATGCTGATACAATGAATCAGCTATTTGCAGCTTACGCACAAGGTAAGCAGGCAAAGGAACTTGCAGTTATATTAGGTGAAGCTGCTCTTTCAGATACTGATAAGCTTTACGCTAAGTTTGCTGAAGAATTTGAAAAGAGATACGTTGGACAGGGTGAATATGAAAACAGAACTATTGAAGAAACATTAAGCATTGGATGGGAGCTCCTTTCAATACTTCCAAGAACAGAACTTAAGAGAATTAGAGTTGAATACATCGACAAATACCTTCCCAAAAAAGGGGATGAAATTTAA
- a CDS encoding V-type ATP synthase subunit D produces the protein MRLNVNPTRMELSRLKKRLKVAVRGHKLLKDKQDELMKKFIDLVKKNNELRIRVEEELTKSLKDFMMAKAVMGSSALEEAIIMPAETVKLDVSKKNIMSVNVPIMNFVREGKENASIYPYGFLTTTGELDAAIKKLYDILPSLLELAEVEKSCQLMADEIEKTRRRVNALEYVMIPQLKETIKYISMKLDENERGTLTRLMKIKSMMQSK, from the coding sequence ATGAGACTTAATGTTAACCCTACAAGAATGGAGCTTAGCCGTCTAAAGAAAAGGCTAAAGGTTGCAGTTAGAGGTCATAAATTATTAAAGGATAAACAGGACGAGTTGATGAAAAAATTCATCGACCTTGTTAAGAAGAATAACGAATTAAGAATAAGAGTGGAGGAGGAGCTTACAAAATCCCTAAAGGATTTCATGATGGCAAAGGCTGTCATGGGCTCTTCTGCACTCGAAGAGGCAATAATAATGCCAGCCGAAACTGTAAAATTAGATGTTTCAAAGAAAAATATAATGAGCGTTAACGTTCCAATTATGAACTTCGTTAGAGAAGGTAAGGAAAACGCGAGCATATATCCCTACGGCTTTTTAACAACAACAGGGGAGCTTGACGCTGCTATTAAAAAGCTTTACGACATACTTCCTTCGCTATTGGAACTTGCAGAAGTTGAAAAGTCCTGCCAGCTCATGGCTGACGAAATTGAAAAGACAAGAAGACGTGTTAACGCGCTTGAATACGTTATGATTCCACAGTTAAAGGAAACTATCAAGTATATTTCAATGAAACTTGATGAAAACGAACGTGGAACACTAACAAGGCTCATGAAAAT